The Desulfurobacterium sp. TC5-1 genome segment AGATTCCCATTAGGATAAACTTTAACAACCCGTGCAGTTATCGTTGCCACAAGCTTGGCATCTCTTTTTGTAGCTCCTTGACCGGAAAAATCCATCGAAGGCGAAGTAGAAAAACCAAGAATCGGATTGGTTGAATTACCGGGAATGCTCTTACCTAAAACGGTTGGACCATTAACGTTGAGACTCATAGAAGACTTCTTTCCCGTTGAGCTGGTTGAACTTCCCTCACCAGAAAGCGACTCCACAACCTTTATCGTTATAATATCTCCAACCTGATGAGCTTTGGGATCAGAAAAGAGATTGTCATAGCCAGTGTAAAGAGAACCTTTTGAAAGCGGTTTTGCCTCTTCTACTGGTGGCGGCGGCGGTCTGTAGGCCACCTCCTTTTTCACCGGCGGATTACTTGCGCACCCTGAAAGAAAGAAAATCAGGGCACAAATTCCACAACACCACTTCCTATAACTCTGCATAGCAATTTCTTCCCGGTAGATATGTTTTTAACCTCTATTATATCCCCTAAAGCACCATTTTGAAGTGCCTGTCCCACCATCTCTATTCTTATGTTGTTAGAAACATAGACAACCTTAACCGGCGCATTTTTGAAAACCTTAAAATCTGGAATCACATCTGAAGGCTTAATTATAGCGCCGGCTCTTATAAGTCTTTTTGCCCTTTTACCGATAACATCTTCAGCAGAGTTGAAACCAAGAGAAGCCCTGCCTTCTAAAACCTTTTTAACTTTAAGGTCACTCTTTTTTATAAGCGTTTTAGGAAGAATATCATGTGCAGCAACAACTACAGGTTTAAGATTTGCAACCCTCACGTTTACAGGAATAATCTCTTCCTTTGCGCCATCTTTTACAAAAAGTCTGAAACGCAGATAATATTTATCTTCTGAAGTAAGCGTAACCCTGACAGAATCAGAATCTATATCTTTATCAGGTGCACTTACAAAAATTACCGCTTTACCCGGAAAATGAACATCAATGTAGTGTTTTATAAAATCTTTAACGGTTTCACCACTTGCCGGCAAAACCGTTAAAAGAAGAAACGAAAAAGCAAGGAGTAAAAAGCGCAAAACACACCCTCTCAAAACTTATGATTTAAGAGAACTGACAACCCGAAGCATATCGTCAGCCGTTGTTATGCCTTTTGAGTTAATTTCATAGGCACGCTGGGCCACTATCAGGTTAACCATCTCTTCAACGATATTGACGTTGGAAGCCTCAAGGAATCCCTGAAGTAGTTTTCCGTAACCATCGGTGTTTGGATCACCTTCAATAGGTTCACCTGAAGCATCTGTTTGAGCGTAAAGATTGCCACCGAGTGACTTTAAACCTGAGGGATTTATGAACTTATAAAGCTTTATTTTTCCAACCTCTTCTGTTGTCTCCTGCCCGCCGCTGTTTCTAACAATGTAAACGTTTCCATTTGGACTTATGGACACATTTACTATCGTTTCAGGGGAAGAAATCTGTATATTTGGGCTCAAACGGTAACCTTCAGGCGTAACAAGATAACCTTCACTGTCAACCTGAAAATCACCCGCTCTCGTATAAGCCTCTCCGCCGCCGGGAAGCTCTATTTTGAAAAATCCATCACCCTGAATGGCAAGGTCAAACTTTTTATCTGTCTTTATCAAACTTCCCTGTGTGAATATCTTGCTGACGTCAGAAAGCTTAACGCCAAGTCCTATCTGAATGCCGGAAGGCACCATGTTTTCATCTGAACTCATAACTCCGGGATCTTTAATCGTCTGATACATCAAGTCTTCAAAGTTTGCTCTCGAACGTTTAAATCCAATAGTGTTAACGTTGGCTATGTTGTTTGAAACAACGTCAAGGTTTGTCTGCTGTGCTTCCATTCCGGAAGCGGATGTCCAGAGAGCCCTTATCATCGTCTTCCCCCTTTATTAAACCTTTCCTATTTCAACACTCTTTATGTTAATTCTGTCAAGGCTTCGTATCAAATTTCCATAAATGTCGAAACGTCTCTGTGCTTCTATCAGATTAACCATCTCCTCAACCGGATTGACGTTAGAATTCTCAAGATAACCGGCCAAAACTTTATACTCTGCCTTCTTACGGTTTCCTGAACCCCGATAGTAACCTTCCCCAACGGGCGTCACAGAATCGTAATCCTCTATACCTAAAACAGCAACCTGAACACCACCCTGTAATACTCTGCCATCTTCTGTAACATTAAAAGGCATTGTCCCGTCTAAAAGAATAGGCTTCCCCGCACCATCAAGAACTTTATTCCCATTTGCATCAACTAAAAAGCCGTTTTTATCAAGGTGGAAGTGTCCGTTTCTGGTAAGAAGAACGCCCGCTTTTGTTAAAACGGTAAAAAAGCCTTTACCGGAAATGGCAAAATCAAAGGGCGAATCGGTCTTTTGAAGTGAACCCTGGGAAAGTACAGGAACCGTTTCTTTAAACCTCGGGAA includes the following:
- a CDS encoding flagellar hook-basal body protein, coding for MAVDLQSIYMLASGGRRAMEQLDVVSNNIANVDTPGFKKIFEEEMYQNVPVNKGEAAKLLTFPRFKETVPVLSQGSLQKTDSPFDFAISGKGFFTVLTKAGVLLTRNGHFHLDKNGFLVDANGNKVLDGAGKPILLDGTMPFNVTEDGRVLQGGVQVAVLGIEDYDSVTPVGEGYYRGSGNRKKAEYKVLAGYLENSNVNPVEEMVNLIEAQRRFDIYGNLIRSLDRINIKSVEIGKV
- the flgA gene encoding flagellar basal body P-ring formation chaperone FlgA, with translation MRFLLLAFSFLLLTVLPASGETVKDFIKHYIDVHFPGKAVIFVSAPDKDIDSDSVRVTLTSEDKYYLRFRLFVKDGAKEEIIPVNVRVANLKPVVVAAHDILPKTLIKKSDLKVKKVLEGRASLGFNSAEDVIGKRAKRLIRAGAIIKPSDVIPDFKVFKNAPVKVVYVSNNIRIEMVGQALQNGALGDIIEVKNISTGKKLLCRVIGSGVVEFVP
- the flgG gene encoding flagellar basal-body rod protein FlgG, giving the protein MIRALWTSASGMEAQQTNLDVVSNNIANVNTIGFKRSRANFEDLMYQTIKDPGVMSSDENMVPSGIQIGLGVKLSDVSKIFTQGSLIKTDKKFDLAIQGDGFFKIELPGGGEAYTRAGDFQVDSEGYLVTPEGYRLSPNIQISSPETIVNVSISPNGNVYIVRNSGGQETTEEVGKIKLYKFINPSGLKSLGGNLYAQTDASGEPIEGDPNTDGYGKLLQGFLEASNVNIVEEMVNLIVAQRAYEINSKGITTADDMLRVVSSLKS
- a CDS encoding flagellar basal body L-ring protein FlgH, which translates into the protein MQSYRKWCCGICALIFFLSGCASNPPVKKEVAYRPPPPPVEEAKPLSKGSLYTGYDNLFSDPKAHQVGDIITIKVVESLSGEGSSTSSTGKKSSMSLNVNGPTVLGKSIPGNSTNPILGFSTSPSMDFSGQGATKRDAKLVATITARVVKVYPNGNLYIEGEKVIKINDDTQVLKISGIISPTDIEQDNSILSSRISDMYVEYNGKGFWAESQRPGWLARFLMKIWPF